One genomic segment of Synechocystis sp. LKSZ1 includes these proteins:
- a CDS encoding glycosyltransferase: MHKFIVIDHSLRDLQGHHYECSLSIAEAAQRAGYDPLILAHRQFNSSPTPDSIPIMPVFEVDWLNQTGGQESSQTVAVEESVISWWQDWAQTAQGAKFREKLQGSRERLGLWWQKDREALKAIPFSHLTVGLLKTLWGGLRFAGQSLRPTQQEVGPTGTQTLPYCSFGQSLAEILPSLGLTAQDQVFIHTIGIEQLEELFIFLQGQAREALPLFHILLRRDPDEPLVLNAPGLGLTGCLQTYYSSQLWPSKIRFYTDTEDLVRNHEALSPIRLGQIPIPFRQEKLSLTPEPDPAQPIHLVYLGDARSEKGYQHLPALVAQLWDDYLQPGKVRFTIQSNYNVQGGEPGILAAKISLAQYPRAKVQLIEAPLTPEDYYQLLVSADLVVLPYDPQSYQRTSGVLTEALAAGKPVVVPAGSWLAQQVDDQRGRIYVHPGKLPQAVISALDNLTDLTEAAQAYAPQWRQQQSPDRLLQILLRPEPEPESRIPALLFVIALESIRALEPILRYWGQRGYRLFVLVYGPESTVSVEKARWGQTLKRLGVTYCHWLSFPTDSPLGQGWFQDWQAWQQVAFPQNWQALGPDFICLDNPLCWAGLEQVNVGHPVLITIQTVQSYCYAQQHQREINPQELAAEIAVLQKARVLLPTSPVLAEKLAELTGHSQIYPLRSHQQSIPAQRNLEQAFIQQQLNQILPLVLPEKALTSPIAIPKKSQGLKIAVLYPWGDLPERQSGASQRTGLMVDYLQEQGFEVSVFSIGERPAGWHNQVYFEYHRPQFDQAPLVQNVYQQAYQTWQAAQEFKQNHHLKTQVDRETSEETRHWLPWIYYSFRHDPHFQAWLEAIIAEADAVILEYPFWGALVGPMCQRQGRPLILTAHDVLAKQLAATSALAPIALYEELQALKLANAVITLSPLDQAFFADWGLTSLCIPIGIDYAQIQQSEALEPDLFDSLASQRDWRKPFCLFVGSQHSPNLEAVEQLKNWSQAGGQTWDIVIAGSCSSPQRQGNCWALGKVSQEQLGWLYRQAFLVLIPLTSGTGMSVKTIEAMAYGKVILGTSIAFRGYPVTAGLNCLICDTLDDYPARIQQIFSQPEAYQGLGQQAQQFAQGYDYRHLYQGYGDLILDLIARPT; encoded by the coding sequence ATGCACAAATTTATTGTTATTGACCATTCTCTGCGGGACTTACAGGGCCATCATTACGAATGCAGTCTGAGTATTGCGGAAGCGGCACAGCGAGCGGGCTATGATCCTCTGATCTTGGCTCACCGACAGTTTAATTCCTCCCCAACGCCCGATTCGATCCCGATTATGCCAGTGTTTGAGGTGGATTGGTTGAATCAAACCGGCGGCCAAGAGTCATCCCAGACCGTAGCGGTCGAGGAGTCAGTGATTTCCTGGTGGCAAGACTGGGCCCAAACTGCTCAAGGGGCCAAGTTCCGGGAAAAACTCCAGGGCAGTCGAGAACGCTTGGGGCTTTGGTGGCAAAAAGACCGGGAGGCTCTCAAGGCCATTCCCTTTAGCCATCTCACCGTCGGTTTACTTAAAACCCTCTGGGGTGGCCTGCGGTTTGCCGGTCAATCCCTCCGGCCTACCCAGCAGGAGGTTGGCCCAACCGGAACCCAAACGTTGCCCTACTGCTCCTTTGGCCAGAGTCTGGCGGAGATATTGCCGAGTCTAGGATTAACGGCCCAAGACCAGGTTTTTATCCACACCATTGGCATTGAACAATTAGAGGAACTATTCATTTTTTTGCAAGGGCAAGCGCGAGAGGCCCTACCGCTTTTCCATATTTTGCTCCGCCGAGACCCCGACGAACCTTTGGTACTGAATGCTCCGGGTCTAGGCCTAACGGGATGTTTACAGACCTATTACAGTAGTCAACTCTGGCCCAGTAAAATTCGCTTCTACACTGATACAGAAGACCTTGTCCGCAATCATGAGGCCCTGAGTCCCATTCGTCTGGGCCAAATTCCGATTCCCTTCCGCCAGGAAAAATTAAGCCTCACCCCAGAGCCTGACCCCGCTCAACCGATTCACCTCGTCTATTTAGGGGACGCCCGCTCTGAAAAAGGCTATCAACATCTGCCGGCCCTGGTGGCCCAGCTTTGGGACGACTACCTCCAACCCGGCAAAGTCCGCTTCACTATCCAATCCAACTACAACGTCCAGGGAGGAGAACCGGGCATCCTGGCGGCCAAGATCAGTCTGGCCCAATACCCCAGGGCTAAAGTGCAACTAATTGAGGCCCCCCTAACCCCAGAGGACTATTATCAACTCCTGGTCAGTGCAGATCTCGTTGTGTTGCCCTACGATCCCCAGAGCTATCAACGCACTTCCGGGGTGTTAACGGAGGCCCTGGCGGCCGGTAAACCCGTCGTCGTTCCCGCTGGCAGTTGGTTGGCCCAACAGGTCGATGACCAGCGGGGTCGCATTTATGTCCATCCCGGCAAGTTACCCCAGGCGGTGATCAGTGCTCTAGACAATTTAACGGACCTGACGGAAGCGGCCCAGGCCTATGCTCCTCAGTGGCGGCAACAGCAATCCCCCGACCGACTACTACAAATTTTGTTGAGGCCTGAACCAGAGCCAGAAAGTCGGATTCCGGCCCTGTTGTTTGTAATCGCGTTGGAAAGTATTCGAGCACTAGAGCCTATTCTGCGGTACTGGGGCCAACGGGGTTATCGGCTCTTTGTCCTGGTCTATGGGCCAGAATCCACCGTCTCAGTCGAAAAAGCTCGCTGGGGCCAAACCTTAAAGCGTCTGGGTGTTACCTATTGCCACTGGCTGAGCTTCCCAACAGACTCCCCCCTGGGCCAAGGTTGGTTCCAGGATTGGCAGGCCTGGCAACAAGTCGCTTTCCCTCAAAACTGGCAGGCCCTGGGGCCAGATTTCATTTGCTTAGATAATCCCCTCTGTTGGGCTGGCTTGGAGCAGGTAAACGTCGGCCACCCCGTCCTAATCACGATTCAGACCGTTCAGAGCTATTGCTACGCTCAACAGCATCAGCGGGAGATTAACCCCCAGGAACTGGCGGCGGAAATCGCAGTCCTGCAAAAGGCCCGGGTTTTATTGCCCACCTCTCCCGTACTGGCGGAAAAATTGGCCGAGCTAACGGGCCATTCCCAAATTTATCCCCTTCGTTCTCACCAGCAGAGCATTCCGGCCCAACGCAACCTAGAACAGGCTTTTATTCAACAACAACTCAACCAGATCTTGCCGTTAGTTTTACCGGAAAAGGCCCTCACCAGTCCGATAGCCATACCGAAAAAAAGCCAGGGCCTCAAGATTGCGGTTCTTTATCCCTGGGGAGACCTGCCTGAGCGCCAAAGTGGGGCCAGTCAACGAACGGGCCTGATGGTGGATTACCTGCAAGAGCAGGGTTTTGAAGTCAGCGTGTTTAGCATTGGCGAGCGACCGGCGGGATGGCATAACCAAGTTTATTTTGAGTACCATCGACCGCAGTTTGACCAGGCCCCTCTCGTCCAGAATGTCTATCAACAGGCCTATCAAACTTGGCAGGCGGCCCAGGAATTTAAGCAAAATCATCATCTCAAGACTCAGGTCGACCGAGAGACATCTGAAGAAACCCGCCATTGGTTGCCCTGGATCTACTATTCCTTCCGCCACGACCCCCATTTCCAGGCCTGGCTGGAAGCCATTATCGCTGAGGCCGATGCGGTGATTCTCGAATATCCCTTCTGGGGGGCTTTGGTTGGGCCGATGTGTCAACGCCAGGGCCGACCACTCATTTTGACGGCCCATGATGTTTTGGCCAAGCAGTTAGCGGCTACTAGTGCCTTGGCCCCCATTGCCCTCTACGAAGAATTACAGGCCCTTAAACTCGCTAACGCTGTTATTACCCTTTCCCCCCTTGACCAGGCCTTTTTTGCCGACTGGGGCCTGACCAGTCTGTGCATTCCCATCGGCATTGACTACGCTCAAATTCAACAGTCAGAGGCCTTGGAGCCAGATTTGTTCGATTCTTTGGCCAGTCAACGGGATTGGCGTAAACCCTTTTGTCTCTTCGTGGGCAGTCAGCACAGCCCTAATTTGGAAGCCGTCGAACAACTCAAAAATTGGAGCCAGGCCGGGGGGCAAACCTGGGATATCGTCATCGCCGGCAGTTGCAGTTCTCCCCAGCGTCAGGGGAATTGCTGGGCCCTGGGAAAAGTTTCTCAGGAGCAGTTGGGTTGGTTGTATCGTCAGGCATTTTTAGTCTTAATTCCCCTCACCAGCGGCACCGGCATGTCGGTGAAAACCATTGAGGCCATGGCCTACGGCAAAGTGATTTTAGGAACGAGTATTGCCTTTCGGGGCTATCCGGTAACAGCAGGGTTAAACTGCCTCATTTGTGATACCTTGGATGACTATCCTGCCCGGATTCAGCAAATTTTTAGCCAACCCGAGGCTTACCAAGGCCTGGGGCAACAGGCCCAGCAATTTGCCCAGGGCTACGACTACCGCCACCTCTACCAGGGCTATGGAGATTTAATCCTTGATTTAATCGCCCGGCCAACCTAG
- a CDS encoding glycosyltransferase, which yields MKVLIADFDLFAKVGGGQTFYRNLILKNPEINFYYIAHKEARDIQRPANVQAIPYQEIHFLADFKNFFDVTPPKWVYRSFVRASNIAASVAGMQFDVVDCPDYEQWGLFLPAALGYYRVEHQKVALSMHGVISTTLKLDWFTYGQENIPLDLEESKQYNTVDLRYGISKSYLEEWHQQSPLPSHYYHPLHFFDLPKPTQAIPKTEPPQLTFIGRTEKRKGPDIFIDLAWWLPKTHYSQATIIGPHSFDETGTISSESFLRKMLQNRSDLVQLLPPQSPNELLARFAQKTVTFVPSRYDTLNLVALESLFAGCPTVIGSGAGVCRLLEEDFPQIPFVKLDIENIYASLPKIQYILEHYEDYRRHLVESLNQLAFHPQGPDIQHIYEQPGQYNPEVREELQIWYDQLISYWQSLQGGFSLSQLPPVKALKTSLKPSLKQLKQNLKQTKGNLQRQLTRPLSEAQTFQTIKAPFLLKKYKETFNFGEQTRKDLAYKIQQCWRVGSEYETEFQGIRGKLSTNYRIDRVRLWREAARVEELRGNTLVTATYKLRAMRALGRDQFGDLPFVLRTLQEKNFPKEAQAVAALYGQSAEREERCFQLMEQARLDSLTNPADDQYEIWDDRRGQGDYRATIIVSLYNAEAKLAYFLKTLQHQTLIRRGEAEVILVDSGSPTGEYRVFQELAPQLGYPLLYVRSFQRETIQSAWNRGIKLARSPYLAFLGVDETILPDCLEILAGELDRDPALDWVIGHSLVTNVDLRGSWVNDVMTYDRTGYEQDLVYLETCYLSWVGALYRKSIHDRFGYYDQSFRGAGDTEFKSRVMPFIQSKVVDKTLGLFWNYPDERTTQSPNAEIEDMRAWYLHRTLAGVRYAFQHRSPEEVENLMYHCLGYRKSYCRHTSTDFDHAVNLGRYLQSVEPNSPALRLLPGIEALNQAYQALDWLPKLSRFSPLKLMLDTRQLVSQIQAEHQALWPTERQAQQPSYKIFNDNRHEQHSFLWFTDIAEVKK from the coding sequence ATGAAAGTTCTGATTGCAGATTTTGACCTCTTTGCGAAGGTCGGCGGTGGCCAAACATTTTACCGAAACCTGATTCTTAAAAATCCTGAGATTAATTTCTATTACATTGCCCACAAGGAAGCCAGGGATATTCAGCGGCCTGCTAATGTCCAGGCCATTCCCTACCAAGAAATCCATTTTCTGGCAGACTTTAAGAACTTTTTTGATGTGACACCGCCCAAGTGGGTCTATCGTTCCTTTGTCCGGGCCAGCAATATCGCCGCTTCGGTGGCCGGCATGCAGTTTGATGTGGTGGATTGCCCTGATTACGAACAATGGGGCCTGTTCCTACCGGCGGCCCTGGGCTACTACCGAGTGGAACACCAGAAAGTGGCCCTGTCCATGCATGGCGTTATTTCCACCACTCTGAAACTGGATTGGTTCACCTACGGCCAGGAAAATATTCCCCTCGACCTCGAAGAAAGCAAACAGTACAACACCGTTGATCTCCGCTACGGCATTAGCAAAAGCTATTTAGAGGAATGGCATCAGCAGAGTCCGTTACCTTCCCATTATTACCATCCCCTCCACTTTTTTGATCTGCCGAAGCCGACCCAGGCCATTCCCAAGACGGAACCGCCCCAGCTAACCTTTATCGGCCGCACGGAAAAACGTAAGGGGCCAGATATTTTTATTGACCTGGCCTGGTGGTTGCCAAAAACTCATTACAGCCAAGCGACGATCATTGGTCCCCATAGTTTTGATGAAACCGGCACGATTTCCTCGGAATCTTTTCTGCGGAAGATGTTGCAGAATCGTTCGGATCTCGTGCAACTATTACCACCCCAAAGCCCCAATGAATTGCTGGCCCGCTTTGCCCAGAAAACCGTTACCTTTGTGCCCTCCCGCTACGATACCCTGAACCTGGTAGCCCTGGAATCTCTCTTTGCGGGTTGTCCAACGGTGATTGGCAGTGGGGCCGGGGTTTGTCGCTTACTGGAAGAAGATTTCCCCCAAATTCCCTTCGTTAAGCTGGATATCGAGAATATTTACGCTTCTTTGCCGAAAATTCAATACATACTAGAGCACTATGAGGACTACCGTCGCCACCTTGTTGAAAGCTTAAATCAACTGGCTTTCCATCCCCAAGGCCCGGACATTCAGCACATCTATGAGCAACCCGGCCAGTACAATCCTGAGGTGCGGGAAGAATTGCAGATTTGGTACGATCAATTAATTAGCTATTGGCAATCCCTCCAAGGCGGCTTTAGTCTGAGTCAACTGCCTCCCGTTAAGGCATTGAAAACCAGTCTTAAACCCTCCCTCAAACAACTCAAGCAAAACCTCAAACAAACGAAGGGAAATCTGCAACGGCAACTGACCCGGCCCTTGAGCGAGGCCCAAACCTTCCAGACGATCAAGGCCCCTTTTCTACTGAAAAAATACAAGGAAACCTTTAATTTTGGGGAACAGACCCGTAAAGATTTGGCCTACAAAATTCAGCAGTGTTGGCGCGTGGGGTCGGAATACGAAACGGAGTTTCAGGGGATACGGGGCAAACTAAGCACGAATTATCGTATTGATCGAGTACGGCTCTGGCGGGAAGCGGCACGGGTGGAGGAATTGCGGGGCAATACCCTAGTGACAGCGACCTATAAGCTCCGGGCCATGCGGGCCCTAGGCCGGGATCAATTTGGAGATTTGCCTTTTGTATTGAGAACGCTCCAGGAAAAGAACTTCCCCAAGGAGGCCCAGGCCGTGGCGGCTCTCTACGGTCAATCCGCTGAGCGGGAAGAGCGGTGTTTCCAACTAATGGAACAGGCCCGTCTGGATAGCCTCACCAATCCCGCCGATGACCAGTACGAGATCTGGGATGACCGTCGGGGCCAGGGGGATTATCGGGCCACCATTATCGTCTCCCTCTACAATGCCGAAGCAAAATTGGCCTATTTTTTGAAAACCCTCCAGCATCAGACCCTGATCCGGCGGGGAGAAGCGGAGGTGATTCTCGTCGATAGTGGTTCTCCGACAGGAGAATATCGCGTTTTTCAGGAATTGGCCCCCCAATTGGGCTATCCCCTACTCTACGTCCGCTCCTTTCAACGGGAAACGATTCAAAGCGCCTGGAATCGTGGCATTAAGCTGGCCCGTTCTCCCTACCTGGCCTTTTTGGGGGTGGACGAAACCATCCTGCCGGATTGCCTGGAAATCCTAGCGGGGGAGCTGGATCGCGACCCGGCCCTGGATTGGGTGATTGGCCATAGCCTAGTGACCAACGTGGACTTGCGGGGCAGTTGGGTTAACGATGTGATGACCTACGACCGCACCGGCTACGAGCAGGATTTGGTGTACCTAGAGACCTGTTATCTTTCTTGGGTCGGGGCCTTGTATCGCAAGTCCATTCATGACCGCTTTGGCTACTACGACCAGAGTTTTCGCGGGGCCGGTGATACGGAATTTAAGAGCCGGGTCATGCCCTTCATCCAAAGCAAAGTGGTGGATAAAACCCTGGGCCTGTTTTGGAACTATCCCGACGAGCGCACCACCCAAAGCCCCAACGCCGAAATCGAGGATATGCGGGCCTGGTATCTGCACCGAACCTTAGCGGGGGTTCGCTATGCCTTCCAGCACCGTAGTCCTGAGGAGGTCGAGAACCTCATGTACCATTGCCTGGGCTATCGCAAGTCCTACTGTCGCCATACCAGTACAGACTTTGACCATGCGGTCAATCTGGGACGCTACCTGCAAAGCGTTGAGCCAAATTCTCCAGCCCTGCGTTTGTTGCCCGGCATTGAGGCCCTAAACCAAGCCTATCAGGCCCTGGATTGGCTGCCTAAATTGAGTCGCTTTTCGCCGCTGAAATTAATGCTGGATACCCGCCAACTAGTTAGTCAAATTCAAGCGGAGCATCAGGCCTTGTGGCCCACAGAGCGGCAGGCCCAGCAGCCAAGCTACAAAATTTTCAACGACAACCGCCACGAACAACATTCCTTCCTGTGGTTTACTGATATTGCCGAGGTGAAAAAATAA
- a CDS encoding FkbM family methyltransferase, translating into MFNQLKDKLKLKLAKILAPEIDKKLRVEEKLASVTLYGIAPWYQENLWEPPVQIALRDLCKPGDVVFDVGANFAGLTTVMSRMVGPRGVVCAFEASPRIVDKTQRNLVLSGCHNVQLFHQAVYHTSGQTVKIYLGSHLNDSIYSEHGQGSAYEVKTIALDDFVGHTQLAPNLVKMDIEGAEFDALQGFEVTLKAAKPHLILETQRDDRRCLDFLRQLGYRAIDLNTYREIQTPDDYPQGADIRNNLYIHSDRLGETPYQSPFDLRPHTELTTADFSQRANGSTYLTKTLVLDKGRYLIDLDFTAQGQQNDLMCGVKIGEKVIFRYHGFSQLLASSYRDWVIDLPETSQITLYFEFQHGTSDPTLTVEGAKITEITNFKTLSSALYV; encoded by the coding sequence ATGTTCAATCAGCTCAAGGACAAACTGAAATTGAAATTGGCCAAGATTCTGGCCCCGGAAATTGACAAAAAACTACGGGTCGAGGAAAAACTAGCCAGCGTGACCCTCTACGGCATTGCCCCTTGGTACCAGGAAAATCTCTGGGAACCACCGGTACAGATCGCCCTGCGGGATCTCTGCAAACCCGGTGATGTGGTCTTTGATGTCGGGGCCAATTTTGCGGGCCTAACTACGGTGATGTCGCGAATGGTGGGCCCGAGAGGCGTCGTCTGTGCCTTTGAGGCCAGCCCTCGGATTGTCGATAAAACCCAGCGTAATTTGGTGTTGAGTGGTTGCCATAACGTCCAATTATTTCACCAGGCCGTCTATCACACCTCAGGCCAGACGGTCAAGATTTACCTTGGTAGCCATCTCAACGACAGCATCTACAGCGAGCATGGCCAGGGGTCGGCCTACGAAGTCAAGACCATCGCCCTGGATGATTTTGTCGGCCATACTCAGCTCGCGCCCAATCTGGTCAAGATGGACATTGAAGGGGCCGAATTTGATGCCCTGCAAGGATTTGAAGTCACCCTCAAGGCCGCTAAACCCCACTTAATCCTCGAAACTCAACGGGATGACCGGCGCTGTCTCGACTTTCTGCGGCAGTTAGGCTACCGGGCCATCGACCTCAACACCTACCGAGAAATTCAGACCCCCGATGATTATCCTCAGGGGGCCGATATTCGTAATAACCTCTATATCCACAGTGACCGCCTGGGAGAAACACCCTACCAATCGCCCTTTGACCTCCGGCCCCATACGGAACTGACCACTGCGGATTTTAGCCAACGGGCCAATGGTTCGACCTATTTAACCAAAACCCTGGTACTAGACAAAGGACGCTACCTGATCGACCTCGACTTTACGGCCCAGGGCCAACAAAATGACCTGATGTGCGGTGTCAAAATTGGCGAAAAGGTAATTTTTCGTTACCACGGCTTTAGCCAACTACTGGCTTCCAGCTACCGGGATTGGGTGATTGACCTGCCGGAAACCAGCCAAATCACGCTCTATTTTGAATTTCAGCACGGCACCAGCGACCCGACTCTGACAGTGGAGGGGGCCAAAATTACCGAAATCACCAACTTCAAAACCCTGTCTTCGGCCCTCTACGTCTAA